The following DNA comes from Thermodesulfobacteriota bacterium.
CGCTGCTCGACGGCCGCTATTTTGCTGATATCCGTCGCCGAGATGGGAACGGTATGCAGAATCCGCGGGTCATTCACGCTTGTTCCCCTTGAGAATACTGCTGGCGATGGAAATGCTTTTTTTGCCGAAGGCCTCGACTTCCCGGATCAAATCGGTCAGGGGCATGTCCTGGCGCGCCCTGATGGCTTTGAGCAGGATGGGCAGGTTGATGCCGGACAGAACTTCCACTCTGCCTTCCTCCAGAAAGGAGTAGCTCAGATTGGAAGGGGAGCCGCCGAACATATCGGTCAGAATCAGTACGCCTTTTTCACTTTTGACGCTTTTTATCCCCTCCGCGATTTTTTCCCGCAATTTTTCAGCCGGCTCCTTCAGATCGATGGAAACGGCTGCTACTCCTTCCGGTTTGAATCCCAGTACGAATTCGGCCGCTTCGATCATGGCTTCTCCCAGGCGCTGGTGGGTGACGATTAAAATTCCTGTCATGGCGTGTCCTGACTGTTGTTGATGATGTTGTGATCGTGTTACCGCAGCCGGATATTCCGGTGGGTGATTTCGACCGGTTGCTCCTGTTTCCGCAAATGATCATACACCGCCTCGGCGACGGCGACGCTCCGATGCAGACCGCCGGTGCAACCGATGGCGATGGTTAAATAGGCCTTGGGTTCATTGCGGTATAACGGCACCAGAAAGTCGATCATCTCCAGAAACCGGGACATAAACTCCCGGCCGGTGCCATTATGCAACACATAATTATTGACGCTTTGTGATTTTCCGTCAAGGTTTTTCAACTCGGGATCAAAGTAGGGGTTGGGCAGAAAACGGACGTCCATGATGATATCGGCGTCATGGGGCACGCCGTATTTGAAACCGAAGGAAAGAACATGGATCCGCATGGGCGAGCGGGCCGTGCTTTTCTGCAGCAGTTTAAAAATAAACGATTTGAGGTCATGGACGGTCAACCGGGACGTGTCGATGATGCGATCAGCGGACTGCCGCAGTTCCTCCAGTCGCTGCCGTTCTTCCCGGATGGC
Coding sequences within:
- a CDS encoding PTS fructose transporter subunit IIA, giving the protein MTGILIVTHQRLGEAMIEAAEFVLGFKPEGVAAVSIDLKEPAEKLREKIAEGIKSVKSEKGVLILTDMFGGSPSNLSYSFLEEGRVEVLSGINLPILLKAIRARQDMPLTDLIREVEAFGKKSISIASSILKGNKRE
- the rapZ gene encoding RNase adapter RapZ, producing MQRLDIKIITGLSGSGKSTVLAAFEDAGFYCVDNMPVTLLPKFLEIPVEATGGVQGLAFVMDLREKDFLTSCPTVFAELKSKQYQLEILFLEADEKIIIQRYSQTRRHHPLADDKGLVPAIREERQRLEELRQSADRIIDTSRLTVHDLKSFIFKLLQKSTARSPMRIHVLSFGFKYGVPHDADIIMDVRFLPNPYFDPELKNLDGKSQSVNNYVLHNGTGREFMSRFLEMIDFLVPLYRNEPKAYLTIAIGCTGGLHRSVAVAEAVYDHLRKQEQPVEITHRNIRLR